A genomic region of Rhodococcus sp. B50 contains the following coding sequences:
- a CDS encoding IS1380 family transposase, whose translation MSKSTSPYPRVSASATGTGVVSHAGAALLLRTAEKTGLAGALTTELAPYRKPLARHDPGKIVLDLATALAIGGDCLADIAQLRAHPEIFGAVASDPTVSRLISVLAADVDTALAAIGRARATARAHAWAAAGTSAPDHAIDEAHPLVLDIDATLVTAHSEKEQAAPTFKRGFGFHPLCAFVDHGTGGTGEPVAMLLRPGNSGSNTAADHITVVQDALAQLPFDPTYRVGKKVLVRVDGAGGTHGLVEYLTKRRLSYSVGFGLTDAHAEAIDLVPDQAWTPAYDSDGQVRDGAWVAEITDLLDLSTWPEGMRVIVRKERPHPGAQLRFTDRDGLRLTAFVTNTRRGQLPDLELRHRRRARCEDRIRAAKVTGLQNLPLHGFDQNRIWLALVQLACELLAWMQMLALTEVPARRWEPKRVRLRLLSIAGRIARHARRVRLRLAVTAPDVDVLMAGLNRLAALPAPA comes from the coding sequence GTGAGCAAGTCTACGTCCCCCTACCCTCGCGTGTCCGCATCGGCCACCGGAACCGGCGTCGTGTCCCATGCCGGCGCGGCTCTGCTGCTGCGCACCGCGGAGAAGACCGGCCTCGCTGGGGCGTTGACGACCGAGCTCGCACCATATCGAAAACCGCTGGCCCGACACGATCCCGGCAAGATCGTGCTCGATCTCGCGACGGCATTGGCGATCGGCGGAGACTGCCTCGCCGACATCGCACAACTGCGGGCGCACCCGGAGATCTTCGGTGCGGTGGCCTCGGATCCCACCGTCTCCCGCCTGATCAGCGTGTTGGCCGCCGACGTCGACACCGCACTCGCCGCGATCGGACGGGCCCGCGCCACCGCCCGAGCCCACGCCTGGGCCGCTGCCGGCACATCGGCTCCCGACCACGCCATCGACGAAGCCCATCCGCTGGTCCTCGACATCGATGCCACCCTGGTCACCGCGCACTCGGAGAAGGAACAGGCCGCTCCGACGTTCAAGCGGGGCTTCGGGTTCCATCCGTTGTGCGCGTTCGTCGACCACGGCACCGGCGGTACCGGTGAACCCGTCGCGATGCTGCTGCGGCCGGGCAACTCCGGGTCGAATACTGCCGCCGATCACATCACCGTGGTGCAGGACGCACTCGCGCAGTTGCCGTTCGACCCGACATATCGGGTCGGGAAGAAGGTGCTGGTGCGCGTCGACGGCGCCGGCGGCACCCACGGATTGGTCGAGTATCTGACCAAGCGCAGGCTCTCGTACTCGGTCGGATTCGGGTTGACCGACGCCCACGCCGAAGCGATCGACCTGGTTCCTGACCAGGCGTGGACCCCGGCCTACGATTCCGACGGCCAGGTCCGCGACGGGGCCTGGGTCGCCGAGATCACCGACCTGCTCGATCTGTCGACGTGGCCGGAAGGCATGCGGGTGATCGTCCGGAAGGAGAGGCCGCATCCGGGTGCACAGTTGCGGTTCACCGACCGCGACGGGCTACGCCTGACCGCGTTCGTCACCAACACCCGCCGAGGCCAACTGCCCGATCTGGAGCTGCGGCACCGGCGTAGGGCTCGGTGCGAGGACCGGATCCGAGCAGCGAAAGTCACCGGGTTGCAGAATCTTCCGTTGCACGGTTTCGATCAGAACCGGATCTGGTTGGCGCTCGTGCAACTCGCATGCGAGCTGCTCGCGTGGATGCAGATGCTCGCGTTGACCGAGGTTCCGGCACGGCGGTGGGAACCGAAACGGGTGCGGCTGCGGCTGCTGTCGATCGCGGGGAGGATCGCCCGACACGCCCGCCGTGTTCGTCTGCGGCTGGCCGTCACAGCTCCGGATGTCGATGTTCTCATGGCCGGCCTGAACCGGCTCGCAGCGCTTCCTGCGCCTGCGTGA
- a CDS encoding helicase-related protein codes for MPVRLEDLDRGQLLCGLQPGPVTLVDVDRHGPDAVTVTFKDTTGGLGQQLLYRTDEERLRIETPQARWSFDADPADFRLAAEALRIRMAGLHDPMVAVSSSAVDPLPHQIRAVYGELLPRTPLRFVLADDPGAGKTIMAGLYAKELMLRGDLTRMLIVAPGSLVEQWQDELATKFGIDAQLLSREMIASSPDANPFERYPLLIARMDQLARNDDLLALLDTSEWDLVVVDEAHRMSATWYGGELDVTRRYQLGQRLGQITRHLLLMTATPHNGNETSFQAFMALLDPDRFEGEYRSGAHTTDTSGLMRRMVKEELLTFDGTPLFPERIAETVPYTLSDGERQLYDEVTRYVREEMNRADRLGADNPRARTVGFALTVLQRRLASSPHAIVRSLQRRRERLGAKRRDLLTPTPTSRVDDFALTGIDFDDPDEYDAGEREEMEEQVVDAATAAQTVAELDIEIARLGVLVALAEQVRDSGEDRKWAELRSLLLDRNLLRDAQGAPRKLIVFTEHRDTLDYLTSQIRNILGREDAVVTIHGGTRREDRRAIREQFTHHPDTQVLIATDAAGEGLNLQAAHLMINYDLPWNPNRLEQRFGRIHRIGQRHTCRLWNLVADGTREGHVFTRLLEKMETQRRAYGGRLFDVLGDAFTDRPLRTLLLDAIRYGDDPARLAALDQVVDAEVSRGLDTLIEERALAHEALAPHELERLRREMDEARARRLQPHYIAAFFHDAFPRLGGRLPRREAGRFETTHVPAALRARQRPGAAVPIVSRYQRVTFDPDRIDLGEPTAPRAELLAPGHPLLDTVLDATIETHQRALETGTMLFDPHDPAEHPRLIVAVTGEITDGTGTVVSKRFDFITLTPDGTATVCGPAPYLDLQPLPAEARTVADEVLGHRWLAGGVEQLAARWAITHAQPEHLAQVTERIVPLLDKTRAAVHKRLTQQINYLDSEAARLRDVLATRTQGRHAKPRHSPERLEARARDLEARLTARTTELDLQSLLAAKPPQIAGAVLVIPAGRLPGAPAQHAKDTARIERRAVDKVLAAEHALGRIPEEMPHNNKGYDIRSLDPQDGHYVFIEVKGRIEGAEDFTVTFNEVLYGKNVPDRHRLAMVSVSDRGPDHDQLRYVHEPFRRIDLGDLAATEVRLHWAKTWAKGGPPS; via the coding sequence ATGCCGGTGCGGCTCGAGGATCTCGACCGCGGTCAGTTGCTTTGTGGTCTGCAACCCGGTCCGGTCACCCTCGTCGATGTCGACCGGCACGGCCCCGACGCGGTGACGGTGACGTTCAAGGACACCACTGGCGGTCTGGGTCAACAATTGCTGTACCGGACCGACGAGGAACGCCTGCGGATCGAGACACCGCAGGCCCGCTGGTCGTTCGATGCCGATCCGGCCGACTTCCGCCTCGCCGCCGAAGCACTCCGCATCCGCATGGCCGGCCTGCACGATCCGATGGTGGCGGTCTCCTCCAGCGCGGTCGATCCGTTGCCGCACCAGATCCGCGCCGTCTACGGCGAACTGCTGCCCCGCACCCCACTCCGGTTCGTCCTCGCCGACGACCCCGGCGCCGGCAAGACGATCATGGCCGGGCTCTACGCGAAAGAACTGATGCTGCGCGGGGACCTGACCCGCATGTTGATCGTCGCCCCCGGCTCGCTGGTCGAGCAGTGGCAGGACGAGCTGGCCACCAAGTTCGGCATCGACGCCCAGCTGCTCTCGCGAGAGATGATCGCCTCGAGCCCGGACGCGAACCCCTTCGAACGCTATCCGCTGTTGATCGCACGGATGGACCAGCTCGCCCGCAACGACGACCTGCTCGCCTTGCTCGACACCAGCGAGTGGGATCTGGTGGTCGTCGACGAGGCACACCGGATGTCGGCGACCTGGTACGGCGGCGAACTCGATGTGACCCGCCGCTACCAGCTCGGCCAGCGTCTCGGGCAGATCACCCGGCACCTGCTGCTGATGACCGCCACCCCGCACAACGGCAACGAAACCAGCTTCCAGGCGTTCATGGCGCTACTCGACCCCGACCGCTTCGAAGGCGAATACCGATCCGGCGCGCACACCACCGACACCTCCGGGCTGATGCGCCGCATGGTCAAAGAAGAACTGCTCACCTTCGACGGCACCCCGCTGTTCCCCGAACGGATCGCCGAGACCGTGCCGTACACCCTCTCCGACGGCGAACGCCAGCTCTACGACGAGGTCACCCGCTACGTGCGCGAGGAGATGAACCGCGCCGACCGTCTCGGTGCCGACAACCCCCGCGCCCGCACCGTCGGCTTCGCCCTGACCGTGCTGCAACGACGCCTGGCGTCCTCCCCGCACGCGATCGTCCGCTCGCTGCAACGCCGCCGCGAACGCCTCGGCGCCAAACGCCGCGACCTGCTCACCCCCACCCCGACGAGCCGGGTCGACGACTTCGCCCTGACCGGGATCGACTTCGACGATCCGGACGAGTACGACGCCGGCGAACGCGAAGAGATGGAAGAGCAGGTCGTCGACGCCGCCACCGCGGCGCAGACCGTCGCCGAACTCGACATCGAAATCGCCCGCCTCGGGGTGCTCGTCGCCCTCGCCGAGCAGGTCCGCGACTCCGGCGAGGACCGCAAGTGGGCCGAACTGCGCTCGCTGCTGCTGGACCGGAATCTGCTGCGCGACGCCCAGGGCGCACCGCGCAAGCTGATCGTGTTCACCGAACACCGCGACACCCTCGACTATCTGACCTCCCAGATCCGCAACATCCTCGGCCGTGAAGACGCGGTGGTCACCATCCACGGCGGCACCCGCCGCGAAGACCGCCGCGCCATCCGCGAGCAGTTCACTCACCACCCGGACACCCAGGTGCTCATCGCCACCGACGCCGCCGGGGAAGGGTTGAACCTGCAGGCCGCCCACCTGATGATCAACTACGACCTGCCGTGGAACCCCAACCGGCTCGAGCAGCGCTTCGGCCGGATCCACCGCATCGGCCAACGCCATACCTGCCGACTCTGGAATCTCGTCGCCGACGGCACCCGCGAAGGCCACGTGTTCACCCGGCTGCTCGAGAAGATGGAAACCCAGCGCCGCGCCTACGGCGGCCGCCTGTTCGACGTCCTCGGCGACGCCTTCACCGACCGCCCGCTGCGCACCCTGTTGCTCGATGCGATCCGCTACGGCGACGACCCGGCCCGCCTGGCCGCCCTCGACCAGGTCGTCGACGCCGAAGTCTCCCGCGGCCTGGACACCCTGATCGAAGAACGCGCCCTGGCCCACGAAGCCCTCGCCCCGCACGAACTCGAGCGGCTGCGCCGCGAGATGGACGAAGCCCGCGCCCGCCGGCTACAACCGCACTACATCGCCGCGTTCTTCCACGACGCCTTCCCCCGCCTTGGCGGACGGCTACCGCGCCGGGAAGCCGGCCGGTTCGAGACCACCCACGTCCCCGCCGCGTTGCGGGCCCGGCAGCGTCCGGGTGCGGCGGTGCCGATCGTCTCGCGCTATCAGCGGGTCACCTTCGATCCCGACCGCATCGACCTGGGCGAGCCCACCGCACCGCGCGCCGAACTGCTCGCCCCCGGCCATCCGCTGCTCGACACCGTCCTTGACGCCACCATCGAAACCCACCAACGGGCATTAGAGACTGGCACCATGCTGTTCGACCCGCACGACCCGGCCGAACACCCCCGGCTGATCGTGGCCGTCACCGGCGAGATCACCGACGGCACCGGCACCGTGGTGTCCAAACGCTTCGACTTCATCACCCTCACCCCCGACGGCACCGCCACCGTGTGCGGCCCCGCCCCCTATCTTGACCTGCAGCCCCTTCCCGCCGAGGCACGTACCGTCGCTGACGAGGTCCTCGGCCACCGCTGGCTTGCCGGCGGCGTCGAGCAACTCGCCGCCAGATGGGCCATCACCCACGCCCAACCCGAACATCTCGCCCAGGTGACCGAGCGGATCGTGCCGCTGCTCGACAAAACCCGCGCCGCGGTGCACAAACGACTCACTCAGCAAATCAACTATCTCGACAGCGAAGCCGCCCGCCTGCGCGATGTCCTGGCCACCCGCACCCAGGGCCGGCACGCCAAACCCCGCCACAGCCCCGAACGCCTCGAAGCCCGCGCACGCGACCTCGAAGCCCGCCTCACCGCCCGCACCACCGAACTCGACCTGCAGTCCCTCCTGGCCGCCAAACCCCCACAGATCGCCGGCGCCGTGCTCGTCATTCCCGCTGGAAGGCTGCCCGGCGCTCCCGCCCAGCACGCCAAGGACACCGCGCGGATCGAACGCCGCGCCGTCGACAAGGTCCTCGCCGCCGAACACGCTTTGGGGCGGATTCCGGAGGAGATGCCGCACAACAACAAGGGCTACGACATCCGCTCCCTCGACCCGCAGGACGGGCACTACGTGTTCATCGAGGTCAAAGGCCGCATCGAAGGCGCCGAGGACTTCACCGTCACCTTCAACGAAGTCCTCTACGGAAAGAACGTCCCCGACCGGCACCGCCTGGCCATGGTCTCGGTCAGCGACCGCGGCCCCGACCACGATCAGCTGCGGTATGTGCACGAACCATTCCGGCGCATCGACTTGGGCGATCTTGCCGCCACCGAGGTGCGCCTGCACTGGGCCAAAACCTGGGCGAAAGGCGGACCACCTTCCTAG
- a CDS encoding DUF6932 family protein, translated as MIPATDPMSGYLPVGRYTCTLEEVQRVFVEDSQFAGSVTRRKLFAGLVRYMAEWERLEDMVGTSDVLRRIWVGGSFTSAKLDPDDVDVSPILDGPKLDAIKGKPGCGKIGKLFGNREPGTGNREPGTGNREPGVGCTGFRGRAVPGHLVARHDDACARDIDSRT; from the coding sequence GTGATCCCGGCGACCGATCCGATGAGTGGATATCTCCCTGTCGGGAGATATACCTGCACACTTGAGGAAGTTCAGCGTGTCTTCGTTGAAGATTCGCAGTTCGCAGGATCTGTCACCCGCCGCAAGCTGTTCGCAGGCCTCGTGCGCTACATGGCCGAATGGGAACGCCTCGAGGACATGGTTGGTACGAGCGATGTACTTCGTCGAATCTGGGTCGGCGGCAGCTTCACCAGCGCCAAGCTGGATCCCGACGACGTTGACGTGTCACCGATCTTGGACGGCCCCAAGCTTGACGCAATCAAAGGCAAGCCGGGCTGCGGGAAGATAGGCAAGCTCTTCGGGAACCGGGAACCGGGAACCGGGAACCGGGAACCGGGAACCGGGAACCGGGAACCGGGAGTCGGTTGTACGGGATTTCGGGGTAGAGCCGTTCCCGGTCACCTGGTGGCCCGTCACGACGATGCATGCGCGCGAGATATCGATTCTCGAACATGA
- a CDS encoding N-formylglutamate amidohydrolase: protein MPNSALFARGDDRSPVLIHVPHASRVIPFELRPDLLLTDIELAAELDEATDTATDEIAAAALRHTGLKPTTVVNTLSRLVVDPERFPDAGEPANVFGRGAVYTRTCAGGPLRAEPYPRTAELIDAYFRPYADAVTAAVDDRLHTCGRAVIIDLHSYPAAPSGFEDPIAERPALCIGTDTVHTPDWLIDAVRSAFASLSEIDQIAENTPYGGTYVPLRHYGRDERVSSVMIELRRDTYLTDPRTPDTARIDRLGRALADLIDAITAQVAS, encoded by the coding sequence GTGCCCAACTCCGCACTCTTCGCCCGAGGAGACGACCGATCCCCGGTACTGATCCACGTACCGCACGCCTCCCGTGTGATCCCTTTCGAACTGCGTCCGGACCTACTGCTCACCGATATCGAACTCGCAGCCGAACTCGACGAAGCAACCGACACCGCCACCGACGAGATCGCGGCAGCAGCACTACGCCACACCGGCCTGAAACCGACGACCGTGGTCAACACCCTCTCGCGGCTGGTGGTCGACCCCGAACGGTTCCCCGATGCCGGCGAGCCGGCTAATGTCTTCGGCCGGGGCGCGGTCTACACCCGGACCTGCGCCGGCGGCCCTTTGCGCGCCGAGCCGTATCCGCGCACCGCCGAGTTGATCGATGCCTATTTCCGTCCCTACGCCGATGCGGTCACCGCCGCCGTCGACGACCGCCTGCACACGTGCGGGCGGGCGGTGATCATCGACCTGCACTCCTATCCCGCCGCCCCGTCCGGGTTCGAGGACCCCATCGCCGAGCGTCCGGCGCTGTGCATCGGCACCGACACCGTCCACACCCCCGATTGGTTGATCGACGCCGTCCGTAGTGCGTTCGCCTCCCTGTCCGAGATCGATCAGATCGCCGAGAACACCCCCTACGGCGGAACTTACGTGCCGCTGCGCCACTACGGCCGCGACGAACGCGTGAGCTCGGTGATGATCGAGCTGCGCCGCGATACCTACCTCACCGATCCGCGCACCCCCGATACTGCGCGCATCGACCGGCTCGGCCGCGCCCTCGCCGACCTGATCGACGCGATCACCGCACAGGTAGCCAGCTGA
- a CDS encoding NAD(P)-dependent alcohol dehydrogenase: MKALQYTEIGSEPVVVDLPTPAPGPGEILLKVTAAGLCHSDIFVMDMPAEQYAYGLPLTLGHEGVGTVAELGDGVTGFETGDAVAVYGPWGCGACHACARGRENYCTRATELGITPPGLGSPGSMAEYMIVDSARHLVPIGDLDPVAAVPLTDAGLTPYHAISRVLPLLGPGSTAVVIGVGGLGHVGIQILRAVSAARVIAVDLDDDRLALAREVGADAAVKSGAGAADAIRELTGGEGATAVFDFVGAQSTIDTAQQVVAIDGHISIVGIHAGAHAKVGFFMIPFGASVVTPYWGTRSELMEVVDLARAGRLDIHTETFTLDEGPAAYRRLREGSIRGRGVVVPG; encoded by the coding sequence ATGAAAGCCCTCCAGTACACCGAGATCGGCTCCGAGCCGGTCGTCGTCGACCTCCCTACTCCGGCGCCCGGGCCGGGTGAGATCCTGTTGAAGGTCACCGCGGCCGGGTTGTGCCACTCGGACATCTTCGTAATGGACATGCCGGCGGAGCAGTACGCCTACGGTCTTCCCCTCACTCTCGGTCACGAGGGTGTCGGCACCGTCGCCGAACTCGGTGACGGCGTCACCGGATTCGAGACGGGGGACGCGGTCGCCGTGTACGGGCCGTGGGGTTGCGGTGCGTGCCACGCGTGCGCGCGTGGCCGCGAGAACTACTGCACCCGCGCCACCGAGCTGGGTATCACCCCGCCCGGTCTCGGCTCGCCCGGGTCGATGGCCGAGTACATGATTGTCGACTCGGCGCGCCACCTCGTCCCGATCGGGGACCTCGACCCCGTCGCCGCGGTTCCGCTCACCGACGCCGGTTTGACGCCGTACCACGCGATTTCGCGGGTCCTGCCGCTGCTGGGGCCCGGTTCGACGGCGGTCGTGATCGGGGTCGGGGGACTCGGTCACGTCGGCATCCAGATTCTGCGCGCGGTCAGCGCGGCTCGCGTGATCGCCGTCGATCTCGACGACGACCGCCTCGCGCTCGCCCGCGAGGTCGGCGCCGACGCGGCGGTGAAGTCGGGCGCCGGTGCGGCGGACGCGATCCGGGAACTGACCGGCGGTGAGGGCGCGACGGCGGTGTTCGACTTCGTCGGCGCTCAGTCGACGATCGACACGGCGCAGCAGGTGGTCGCGATCGACGGGCACATCTCGATCGTGGGCATCCACGCCGGCGCACACGCCAAGGTCGGCTTCTTCATGATCCCGTTCGGGGCCTCCGTCGTGACCCCGTACTGGGGCACCCGGTCCGAGCTGATGGAGGTCGTGGACCTGGCCCGCGCGGGCCGCCTCGACATCCACACCGAGACGTTCACTCTCGACGAGGGGCCCGCGGCCTACCGGCGGTTGCGCGAGGGCAGCATCCGTGGTCGCGGCGTGGTCGTCCCGGGCTAA
- a CDS encoding cold shock domain-containing protein, giving the protein MSRTIGTVREWHGELGWGVLDSPDTPGGCWAHWSNIDGTGFRALTVGATVQLDWEHAQQDGFSFRATRVHTPTE; this is encoded by the coding sequence ATGAGTCGGACAATCGGAACGGTGCGGGAATGGCACGGCGAGCTGGGATGGGGAGTGCTCGACTCACCCGACACTCCCGGCGGATGCTGGGCGCACTGGAGCAACATCGACGGAACCGGATTCCGCGCACTCACGGTGGGCGCGACCGTTCAGCTCGACTGGGAACACGCACAGCAGGACGGATTCTCGTTCCGGGCCACCCGCGTCCACACGCCGACTGAGTGA
- a CDS encoding DUF2716 domain-containing protein, with the protein MMRHTLDFGSPLPPGWTTLDEKHRSRYWDRFTARFGFRPGLAEPDWPAITEPTPSITFDLTAPGDVAGAWSSRFDAVNAEALRCFVTEFADDPIFVVLDWQHTCYRLDAAVHASTPDTEWRVPVYPNGDYYIFLRDDLSEGTFGHPWEQTLCVFGERLLATLGRTLATWLPVTRIDGRRPEDA; encoded by the coding sequence ATGATGAGGCACACGCTCGACTTCGGTAGTCCGCTCCCGCCGGGCTGGACCACACTCGACGAGAAACATCGGTCTCGGTACTGGGATCGGTTCACCGCTCGGTTCGGATTCCGTCCAGGCCTTGCCGAGCCGGATTGGCCGGCGATCACCGAACCGACACCCTCGATCACGTTCGATCTCACCGCGCCCGGCGATGTTGCGGGCGCATGGTCGAGCCGATTCGATGCGGTCAACGCCGAAGCACTGCGGTGTTTCGTGACCGAGTTCGCCGACGATCCGATATTCGTGGTGCTGGACTGGCAGCACACCTGCTACCGGCTCGACGCGGCCGTGCATGCGAGCACCCCGGACACCGAGTGGCGGGTGCCGGTCTACCCGAACGGCGACTACTACATCTTTCTGCGCGACGACCTGAGCGAAGGCACCTTCGGGCACCCGTGGGAGCAGACCCTGTGCGTGTTCGGCGAACGGCTGCTGGCCACGCTGGGCCGGACCTTGGCGACGTGGCTGCCCGTCACACGAATCGACGGCCGCCGACCCGAGGATGCGTAA
- a CDS encoding amino acid permease: MAWLMLGVLALMGVVAGVVVPRRARLGSAPGFPWFWVAFPATCIIIATTIGVFAWPQVLTGSGSYWWEPPTANRPGLQFLSNEQYQRFATLHRWRWVLPVASLVGIGWCVWAWRRRRL; the protein is encoded by the coding sequence ATGGCGTGGTTGATGTTGGGTGTTCTGGCACTGATGGGGGTAGTGGCGGGCGTGGTGGTGCCGCGACGCGCCCGGCTCGGCAGCGCCCCAGGGTTCCCGTGGTTCTGGGTGGCGTTCCCCGCCACCTGCATCATCATCGCGACCACGATCGGCGTCTTCGCGTGGCCTCAGGTGTTGACCGGCTCGGGAAGCTACTGGTGGGAACCGCCCACTGCGAATCGACCCGGCTTGCAGTTCTTGTCGAACGAGCAGTACCAGCGGTTCGCGACACTACACCGGTGGAGATGGGTGCTGCCGGTGGCTTCACTCGTGGGGATCGGGTGGTGCGTGTGGGCCTGGCGGCGGCGTCGGTTGTGA
- the pip gene encoding prolyl aminopeptidase, with translation MDLFPAIEPYDSGHLAVADGNILYWETVGTPSGLPIVYLHGGPGSGCTAGTRTYFDPSVFRAVLFDQRGCGRSTPRADDPSTDLSTNTTDHLITDIECLREHLGIDKWVVAGVSWGVCLALAYAQAHPDRVAAMALGAITTGSRREVEWITRDMRRIFPREWERFVEPVPPAERDANLAAAYARLLAHPDAAVRENAALRWCEWEDTHVSLVPGWVPSPRYQDPTFRMMFARVVTHYWGNDHFLGENQLLDGMHRLAGIPAVLVHGRYDISGPLDTAWELSRRWDSSRLVVVEDAGHGGGSFTGELVEAISSVAETTRR, from the coding sequence ATGGATCTGTTCCCGGCAATCGAACCCTACGACTCGGGACATCTCGCGGTAGCCGACGGCAACATTCTCTACTGGGAAACTGTCGGTACCCCGTCGGGCCTTCCCATCGTGTACCTCCACGGCGGACCGGGGTCAGGCTGCACCGCGGGTACGCGCACGTACTTCGATCCGAGCGTGTTTCGCGCGGTGCTGTTCGATCAGCGCGGCTGCGGACGCAGCACGCCCCGAGCCGATGATCCGAGCACCGACCTCTCCACGAACACCACCGATCACCTCATCACCGATATCGAGTGCCTCCGCGAACATCTCGGGATCGATAAGTGGGTAGTGGCCGGGGTGTCCTGGGGCGTGTGCCTCGCATTGGCCTATGCGCAAGCACATCCCGACCGAGTGGCCGCCATGGCGCTGGGAGCGATCACGACAGGTAGCCGCCGGGAAGTCGAGTGGATCACCCGGGACATGCGGCGGATCTTCCCGCGCGAGTGGGAACGGTTCGTCGAACCGGTGCCACCGGCCGAGCGAGACGCAAACCTCGCGGCTGCCTACGCGCGCCTGCTCGCCCATCCCGACGCGGCCGTTCGGGAGAATGCGGCGCTGCGCTGGTGCGAATGGGAGGACACCCACGTCTCGCTCGTTCCCGGATGGGTGCCCTCCCCCCGCTACCAGGATCCGACGTTCCGGATGATGTTTGCGCGCGTGGTGACCCACTACTGGGGCAATGACCACTTTCTCGGTGAGAACCAACTGCTCGACGGCATGCACCGGCTGGCGGGCATACCGGCGGTTCTTGTTCACGGCCGGTACGACATCTCCGGTCCGCTCGACACCGCGTGGGAGCTTTCGCGCCGGTGGGACAGTAGTCGCCTCGTTGTGGTCGAGGACGCCGGTCACGGCGGGGGCAGTTTCACCGGCGAGCTGGTCGAAGCGATCAGCAGCGTGGCCGAGACGACGCGAAGGTGA
- a CDS encoding DUF2510 domain-containing protein codes for MSDASNPGAAGSPAPGYYPDPSGVMRWWDGSRWTDRVQNSGPPPSAPQPPKKSHTVRNILLALVAVGVLAIGGCIAFLAVAANEVNEAIETAEAQDSAPGGPDNPLTISEGQPFEVSGFQYAPGWSVTQDGLGYVQIEGLKVTNARGDRDGAFVEIKFMDGNEVVALVDCTTEQIPVGQTTSLNCSSGDKFPATYDRITINDTF; via the coding sequence ATGTCCGACGCATCGAATCCCGGCGCTGCCGGTTCGCCCGCACCCGGCTACTACCCCGACCCATCCGGTGTCATGCGATGGTGGGATGGAAGCCGGTGGACCGATCGCGTACAGAACAGCGGACCGCCTCCGTCGGCACCCCAGCCGCCCAAGAAATCGCACACCGTGCGCAACATCTTATTGGCGCTGGTCGCAGTGGGTGTATTGGCGATCGGCGGCTGTATCGCATTCCTCGCTGTCGCCGCGAACGAGGTCAACGAGGCAATCGAAACCGCGGAGGCCCAGGACTCCGCCCCTGGCGGGCCCGACAACCCCCTGACGATCTCCGAGGGTCAACCCTTCGAGGTTTCGGGCTTCCAGTACGCACCCGGATGGTCCGTCACGCAGGACGGACTCGGTTACGTCCAGATAGAGGGCCTGAAGGTGACCAATGCGCGAGGCGACAGGGACGGTGCGTTCGTGGAGATCAAGTTCATGGACGGAAACGAAGTAGTGGCGCTCGTCGACTGCACGACAGAACAGATCCCGGTCGGTCAAACCACGTCCTTGAACTGCTCCAGTGGCGACAAGTTCCCAGCGACGTACGACAGGATCACCATCAACGACACCTTCTGA
- a CDS encoding ATP-binding protein, translating to MSPMFRRIPEHLDGATRTTISAIARTELLVVGEIGMLPPGSGCRRSVHCLIGAADERRGVVVISNLHLSGIDTIVPKTLASAATVAGCLQRGGTAAPARSKHGRTQRKQYAPN from the coding sequence ATGTCGCCGATGTTCAGGAGGATCCCTGAGCATCTCGATGGAGCGACCCGCACGACCATCAGCGCGATTGCCCGGACCGAGTTGCTCGTCGTGGGCGAGATCGGGATGCTGCCGCCGGGGTCAGGCTGCCGCCGAAGCGTTCACTGTCTCATAGGTGCTGCCGATGAGCGGCGCGGCGTCGTGGTGATCAGCAACCTGCATCTGTCCGGGATCGACACGATCGTGCCGAAAACTCTCGCATCGGCTGCCACCGTCGCGGGCTGTTTGCAGCGCGGCGGTACCGCGGCCCCCGCGAGATCGAAACACGGGCGCACACAAAGGAAGCAGTACGCGCCAAACTGA